In one Shinella zoogloeoides genomic region, the following are encoded:
- a CDS encoding alpha/beta fold hydrolase, translated as MIYSTSRFFPAPDGLQLHVRDYQPVRGDKTRLPILCLPGLSRNARDFHQFAVLLSQDPVSPRRVVAFDYRGRGFSAYDANPANYNVAIECRDVIAVCAALGIARGVFVGTSRGGLILHILAATQPGFIAGVVLNDIGPEIEAEGLKDIRDYLGKRAQPATFGSAAVGLEDLHGSTFPALTRADWREMADAIYTVKDGQVVADHDPRLADQLHAIDFSKPLPTLWPQFDLLAEKPVLAVRGEHSRLFSADTLSRMAAQRPTVQAVVAEGQGHAPLLHHPGLFPKVKAFLDRL; from the coding sequence ATGATATATTCCACGAGCCGCTTCTTCCCCGCTCCGGACGGATTGCAGCTTCATGTGCGGGATTACCAGCCCGTTCGCGGCGATAAAACGCGCCTCCCCATCCTCTGCCTGCCGGGCCTCAGCCGCAATGCGCGCGACTTCCACCAATTCGCCGTGCTGCTTTCGCAGGATCCCGTTTCCCCCCGGCGCGTCGTCGCGTTCGATTATCGCGGGCGCGGGTTCTCCGCTTATGACGCCAACCCCGCGAACTACAATGTCGCCATCGAATGCCGAGACGTGATCGCCGTGTGCGCAGCGCTCGGCATTGCGCGTGGGGTCTTCGTCGGGACGTCGCGCGGCGGGCTGATCCTGCATATCCTGGCCGCGACGCAACCCGGCTTCATCGCCGGCGTCGTTCTCAACGATATCGGACCTGAAATCGAAGCCGAGGGACTAAAGGATATCCGCGACTATCTCGGCAAACGCGCCCAGCCGGCGACCTTCGGTTCGGCGGCCGTCGGGCTCGAAGACCTCCACGGATCGACCTTCCCGGCCTTGACGCGCGCCGACTGGCGCGAGATGGCCGATGCCATCTATACGGTGAAGGACGGACAGGTCGTCGCCGACCACGATCCGAGGCTGGCGGACCAGCTGCATGCGATCGATTTCAGCAAGCCGCTGCCCACGCTATGGCCGCAGTTCGACCTTCTCGCGGAAAAGCCGGTTCTCGCGGTACGCGGGGAACATTCGAGGCTGTTTTCAGCCGATACCCTGTCGCGCATGGCTGCGCAGCGTCCGACTGTCCAAGCCGTGGTCGCCGAAGGCCAGGGCCACGCCCCTCTCCTGCATCATCCCGGCCTGTTTCCCAAGGTAAAGGCGTTTCTCGATCGCCTTTAA
- a CDS encoding LabA-like NYN domain-containing protein has translation MFDPREKIALFIDGANLYAASRTLGFDIDYRKLLKAFQKRGYLLRAYYYTALIEDQEYSSIRPLIDWLDYNGYKVVTKPAKEFTDSLGRRKIKGNMDIELAIDAMEQSETVDHLVIFSGDGDFTTLVEALQRRGRKVSVVSTMQTQPPMIADDLRRQADYFIDLGSLKAEIGRDPSERPQRTVEPVETVAQ, from the coding sequence ATGTTCGACCCCCGCGAGAAAATCGCCCTCTTCATCGACGGTGCAAATCTCTATGCGGCATCAAGAACACTCGGCTTCGACATCGATTACAGGAAGCTGCTCAAGGCCTTCCAGAAACGCGGCTACCTGCTGCGCGCCTATTACTACACGGCCCTCATCGAGGACCAGGAATATTCCTCCATCCGCCCGCTGATCGACTGGCTCGACTACAACGGCTACAAGGTCGTCACCAAGCCCGCCAAGGAATTCACCGACTCGCTCGGCCGCCGCAAGATCAAGGGCAACATGGACATCGAGCTCGCCATCGACGCGATGGAGCAGTCCGAGACCGTCGATCACCTCGTCATCTTCTCCGGCGACGGCGATTTCACCACGCTCGTCGAGGCGTTGCAGCGCAGGGGCCGCAAGGTCTCCGTCGTCTCCACCATGCAGACGCAGCCGCCGATGATCGCCGACGACCTGCGCCGCCAGGCCGATTACTTCATCGACCTCGGCTCGCTGAAGGCCGAAATCGGCCGCGACCCGTCCGAGCGCCCGCAGCGCACGGTCGAGCCTGTGGAAACCGTCGCCCAATAG
- a CDS encoding lytic transglycosylase domain-containing protein — MISTNSFALGALLLAGLAGLALHSTPVEAENTAMPAIKPLGFAADMPSKDVITNAIPRTESLQPASAELREGLDALSNRDAAAAIAARNRLPADSLDRHILTWAIAVSGQRGVPSYEIAAAQRELKGWPGLKALRTHSERALARENPPTADVLAAFGTTRPETAEGALVLSRALVATGNTVRATDILRSFWQKEALSSDLESQILAEFGTLLTVADHKARMDMLLYRDRIDQAQRFGDLGKAQSLYRAWAAVLRKAKNAGDLIKAVDASWQKDPAYTFLRIRHLRNKEEYRAAGKLFTAMPEDPARLVNPGAWWNEQRIVSRGLADLGDYRDAYRVAAHHGANDPSDIVEAEFHAGWYALRDLGDAKAAAKHFQRILQASDRPLSVSRAWYWLGRAAEKASPGEAKDYFAKAANFPGTFYGQLAAARLGRKTLNVAYPTPTAEERARFNQHEAVQAIARLQAAGHGWRADSLYRALAGELVNPGELALLAAQSEKGGNHQLSLQIGKIAFGRGIDVAALAFPIGVIPDGANIAGSGKALAYAIARQESAFNPAAVSPANAQGLLQLMPGTAQGVAKRYGLAYSKERLTSDAAYNATLGAHYLGEQISDFGGSYVLTFIAYNAGPRRVPQWIARYGDPRGKPIDEVVDWIERIPFSETRGYVQRVMENYQVYKTRLGQQADIVHDLSVGR; from the coding sequence ATGATCTCGACAAACAGTTTCGCCCTTGGCGCCTTGTTGCTTGCAGGCCTCGCCGGCCTTGCGCTTCACTCCACGCCGGTGGAAGCGGAGAACACGGCAATGCCCGCGATAAAGCCGCTCGGCTTTGCCGCCGACATGCCGTCGAAGGACGTCATCACCAACGCCATCCCGCGCACGGAGAGCCTTCAGCCGGCGAGCGCCGAGCTGCGCGAAGGCCTCGACGCACTTTCCAACCGCGATGCCGCCGCAGCCATCGCCGCCCGCAACCGCCTGCCCGCCGACAGCCTCGACCGCCATATCCTGACCTGGGCGATCGCCGTTTCGGGCCAGCGCGGCGTGCCCTCCTACGAAATCGCCGCCGCCCAGCGTGAGCTCAAGGGCTGGCCGGGCCTGAAGGCACTGCGCACCCATTCCGAGCGGGCGCTCGCCCGGGAAAACCCGCCGACCGCCGACGTCCTCGCCGCCTTCGGCACGACGCGGCCGGAAACGGCGGAAGGCGCCCTCGTGCTGAGCCGCGCTCTCGTTGCGACGGGCAATACCGTGCGCGCCACCGACATCCTGCGCTCCTTCTGGCAGAAGGAAGCGCTCTCCAGCGACCTTGAAAGCCAGATCCTTGCGGAGTTCGGCACCCTGCTCACCGTGGCAGACCACAAGGCGCGCATGGACATGCTGCTCTACCGCGACCGCATCGACCAGGCGCAGCGTTTCGGCGATCTCGGCAAGGCGCAGTCGCTTTACCGCGCCTGGGCAGCCGTCCTTCGCAAGGCCAAGAATGCTGGCGACCTGATCAAGGCCGTGGACGCAAGCTGGCAGAAGGATCCGGCATACACCTTCCTGCGCATCCGCCACCTGCGGAACAAGGAGGAATATCGCGCGGCCGGAAAGCTCTTCACCGCCATGCCGGAAGACCCGGCGCGCCTCGTCAATCCGGGCGCATGGTGGAACGAGCAGCGCATCGTCAGCCGCGGCCTTGCCGATCTCGGCGACTATCGCGACGCCTATCGCGTGGCCGCGCATCACGGCGCGAACGATCCTTCGGATATCGTGGAGGCGGAGTTCCATGCCGGCTGGTATGCGCTGCGCGACCTCGGCGACGCGAAAGCGGCGGCCAAGCATTTCCAGCGCATCCTGCAGGCTTCCGACCGGCCGCTTTCCGTTTCCCGCGCCTGGTACTGGCTCGGCCGCGCCGCCGAAAAGGCAAGCCCGGGCGAGGCGAAGGACTATTTTGCCAAGGCGGCGAACTTTCCGGGCACCTTCTACGGCCAGCTTGCCGCCGCGCGGCTCGGCCGCAAGACGCTCAACGTCGCCTATCCGACCCCGACGGCGGAGGAGCGGGCGCGCTTCAATCAGCACGAGGCCGTGCAGGCGATCGCCCGGCTGCAGGCCGCCGGCCACGGTTGGCGCGCCGACAGCCTCTATCGCGCACTCGCCGGCGAACTGGTGAACCCCGGCGAACTTGCCCTGCTCGCCGCGCAATCGGAAAAGGGCGGAAACCACCAGCTCTCGCTGCAGATCGGCAAGATCGCCTTCGGGCGCGGCATCGATGTCGCCGCCCTCGCCTTCCCCATCGGCGTCATTCCCGACGGCGCCAATATTGCGGGCTCGGGCAAGGCACTTGCCTATGCCATCGCGCGGCAGGAAAGCGCCTTTAACCCGGCCGCCGTCTCGCCCGCCAATGCGCAGGGCCTGCTGCAACTGATGCCGGGCACGGCGCAGGGCGTCGCCAAGCGCTACGGCCTTGCCTATTCCAAGGAACGACTGACCTCGGATGCCGCCTACAACGCCACGCTCGGCGCGCACTATCTCGGCGAGCAGATCAGCGATTTCGGCGGCTCCTACGTGCTGACCTTCATCGCCTACAATGCCGGCCCGCGCCGCGTGCCGCAGTGGATCGCCCGCTATGGCGATCCGCGCGGCAAGCCGATCGACGAGGTGGTCGACTGGATCGAGCGCATTCCCTTCTCCGAGACCCGCGGCTATGTGCAGCGCGTCATGGAGAACTACCAGGTCTACAAGACGCGGCTCGGGCAGCAGGCCGACATCGTGCACGATCTCAGCGTCGGGCGGTAG
- the dapA gene encoding 4-hydroxy-tetrahydrodipicolinate synthase, translating to MFKGSIPALVTPFTDAGAVDEDAFAAHVEWQIGEGSHGFVPVGTTGESPTLSHDEHKRVVELCIKVSAGRVPVIAGAGSNNTKEAIDLAQHAEKAGADAILVVTPYYNRPTQKGLFAHYAAIAGAVKLPIIIYNIPGRSVVDMTPETMGALHKAHPSIMGVKDATGKIERVSEQRIACGKGFVQLSGEDATALGFNAHGGTGCISVTANVAPRLCAEFQEATLAGDYAKALEYQDKLMPLHKAIFLEPGLCGAKYALHRTRGMNRTVRSPLLSALEPSTEAAIDAALRHAGLLN from the coding sequence ATGTTCAAGGGATCCATTCCCGCTCTCGTCACCCCCTTCACCGATGCCGGCGCTGTCGACGAAGATGCCTTCGCCGCCCATGTCGAATGGCAGATCGGCGAAGGCAGCCATGGCTTCGTTCCGGTCGGCACCACCGGCGAATCGCCCACGCTGTCGCATGACGAGCACAAACGGGTCGTGGAACTCTGCATCAAGGTGTCCGCCGGCCGCGTGCCGGTCATCGCCGGTGCAGGCTCGAACAACACCAAGGAAGCGATCGATCTCGCCCAGCACGCCGAAAAGGCCGGTGCGGACGCGATCCTGGTCGTGACGCCCTATTACAACAGGCCGACCCAGAAGGGGCTGTTCGCGCATTATGCCGCGATCGCCGGGGCCGTGAAGCTGCCGATCATCATCTACAACATCCCCGGCCGCTCGGTGGTCGACATGACCCCTGAGACGATGGGTGCGCTTCACAAGGCGCATCCCTCGATCATGGGCGTCAAGGATGCGACGGGCAAGATCGAGCGCGTTTCGGAGCAGCGCATCGCCTGCGGCAAGGGTTTCGTCCAGCTTTCCGGCGAGGATGCGACCGCACTCGGCTTTAACGCCCATGGCGGGACGGGGTGCATCTCGGTGACGGCCAATGTCGCGCCGCGGCTCTGTGCCGAGTTCCAGGAGGCGACGCTTGCCGGCGATTATGCCAAGGCGCTGGAATACCAGGACAAGCTGATGCCGCTGCACAAGGCGATCTTCCTGGAGCCGGGGCTCTGCGGCGCCAAGTATGCGCTGCACCGCACGCGCGGCATGAACCGCACCGTCCGCTCGCCGCTCCTCTCGGCGCTCGAGCCTTCCACCGAGGCAGCGATCGACGCGGCGCTTCGCCACGCCGGCCTGTTGAACTGA
- the smpB gene encoding SsrA-binding protein SmpB, with translation MATKARPTTVKKIVAENRKARFNYEIVDTYEAGLVLTGTEVKSLREGKANIAESYASDEGGEIWLINSYLPEYLQANRFNHETRRRRKLLLSKREIHRLRIAINREGMTLVPLKVYFNDVGRAKLELALAKGKKLHDKRETEKERDWNRQKGRLLRERG, from the coding sequence ATGGCAACGAAAGCGCGCCCGACGACGGTCAAGAAGATTGTAGCGGAGAACCGGAAGGCCCGCTTCAACTACGAGATCGTGGATACCTACGAGGCCGGTCTGGTGCTGACCGGTACGGAGGTCAAGTCGCTGCGCGAAGGCAAGGCGAATATCGCGGAATCCTACGCCTCGGACGAGGGCGGCGAGATCTGGCTGATCAATTCCTATCTGCCGGAATACCTGCAGGCGAACCGCTTCAACCACGAGACGCGGCGGCGCCGCAAGCTCCTGCTTTCCAAGCGCGAGATCCATCGCCTGCGCATCGCGATCAACCGTGAAGGCATGACGCTCGTGCCGCTCAAGGTCTACTTCAACGATGTCGGGCGTGCCAAGCTCGAGCTCGCGCTTGCCAAGGGCAAGAAGCTGCACGACAAGCGCGAGACGGAGAAGGAGCGCGACTGGAACCGCCAGAAGGGCCGCCTGCTGCGCGAGCGCGGCTGA
- the rpoZ gene encoding DNA-directed RNA polymerase subunit omega has translation MARVTVEDCIDKVDNRFELVLLASHRARLISQGASITIDRDNDKNPVVALREIADETLSPDDLKEDLIHSLQKHVEVDEPESDPASLLADDATTATVDEDEDQPETIAFDRMSEEELLAGIEGLVPPEKSDDY, from the coding sequence ATGGCCCGTGTCACCGTTGAAGATTGCATTGACAAGGTAGACAACCGCTTCGAGCTGGTTCTTCTTGCAAGCCATCGCGCCCGCCTCATCTCGCAGGGCGCCTCCATTACCATCGACCGCGACAACGACAAGAACCCCGTCGTGGCGCTGCGCGAGATCGCCGACGAAACCCTTTCGCCCGACGACCTGAAGGAAGACCTGATCCACTCGCTGCAGAAGCATGTGGAAGTGGACGAGCCCGAGTCCGACCCGGCAAGCCTGCTGGCGGACGACGCAACGACCGCCACCGTCGACGAGGACGAGGACCAGCCGGAAACGATCGCCTTCGACCGCATGTCGGAAGAAGAGCTGCTCGCCGGCATCGAAGGTCTCGTTCCGCCGGAAAAGAGCGACGATTACTGA
- a CDS encoding porin, producing MNIKSLLIGSAAALAAVSGAQAADAIVAAEPEPMEYVRVCDAFGTGYFYIPGTETCLKIGGYVRFQVNVGEHAAYDNSNATNPFNNSDWDAGTQAYLTFDAKSDTEYGTLTGYIALEADLDGPYAGVYVDEAYIQLGGFKAGNYYGPWDKGLNGETEDLNDDKIFNSISYTYEGGAFSAYVSLDELEFSTTRPNGVGVTGLVTAALGGVSIDLLGSYDTEVEEGAIRALLSAELGPGTLQVAGIWSSDPNAYYRTAEWTVAGSYSFKATEKLTITPAAQYWSDVGFIDGVDQWRVGLTVGYEITQGLAALATVNYTDNDLTDDSTTGFLRLQRSF from the coding sequence ATGAACATCAAGAGCCTTCTCATCGGCTCCGCTGCCGCTCTCGCAGCAGTTTCCGGCGCACAGGCCGCCGACGCTATCGTTGCTGCCGAGCCCGAGCCGATGGAATACGTTCGCGTTTGCGACGCATTCGGCACCGGCTACTTCTACATCCCGGGCACGGAAACCTGCCTCAAGATCGGTGGTTATGTCCGCTTCCAGGTTAACGTCGGCGAGCACGCTGCCTACGACAACTCGAACGCGACCAACCCCTTCAACAACTCTGACTGGGATGCCGGCACGCAGGCTTACCTGACGTTCGACGCCAAGTCCGACACCGAATACGGCACGCTGACCGGCTACATCGCCCTCGAAGCTGACCTCGACGGCCCGTACGCTGGCGTATATGTCGACGAAGCCTACATCCAGCTCGGCGGCTTCAAGGCCGGTAACTACTACGGTCCCTGGGACAAGGGCCTGAACGGCGAAACCGAAGACCTGAACGACGACAAGATCTTCAACTCGATCTCGTACACGTATGAAGGCGGCGCCTTCTCCGCTTACGTATCGCTTGACGAACTCGAATTCAGCACGACCCGTCCGAACGGCGTTGGCGTCACCGGCCTCGTAACGGCTGCTCTCGGCGGCGTTTCCATCGACCTGCTCGGCTCGTACGACACCGAAGTCGAAGAAGGCGCCATCCGCGCCCTGCTCTCGGCTGAACTCGGCCCGGGCACGCTTCAGGTTGCTGGTATCTGGTCTTCCGACCCGAACGCCTACTACCGTACGGCTGAATGGACTGTTGCTGGTTCGTACTCCTTCAAGGCTACTGAAAAGCTGACGATCACCCCGGCTGCTCAGTACTGGAGCGATGTCGGCTTCATCGACGGTGTTGACCAGTGGCGCGTTGGCCTCACGGTCGGCTACGAAATCACGCAGGGCCTCGCAGCTCTCGCAACGGTTAACTACACCGACAACGACCTGACGGACGACAGCACCACCGGCTTCCTCCGCCTGCAGCGCAGCTTCTAA
- a CDS encoding caspase family protein, translated as MFKRIQKRWAPVFFVSVAVVVFNANAAEAKRVALLIGNQKYEETAQLNNPANDVELMRASFESAGFDSVKTVLDLDRAAMVKALREFEDDSMDAEMAVVYYSGHAMEMNGINYLIPVDAALKSDRDVEDESVAIDRVQRSLEGAKKLKLFILDACRNNPFSQSMTRSIGTRAVTRGLARVEPESADTLIAFASKAGTVALDGEGSNSPFATALSKYLTEPGLDVRIALGKVRDEVVEATNREQEPFVYGSLGGAQIFLNIKEVNINVTNSGNTQEVSPNGQSEAAADWQNIRDLADEDLIAAFIAKHGKDPVYKMLAEKKLASLKEATQNEGQDAAGIAWEALKESTDAAALQRFIERYPDSQHRGDAEQLIAALEPKKGLSVDLASKETAASRDCYLLAGEPQSLPGFMGVNFLKIDAKRALAACAQAVNENPSDGMLVNLLGRAHDADRNYVEARRNYEKAIELGNMYALTNLAWFSVYGTDGPVDVPKGLSMLEKASIAGNSYGQASLGWLYREGYGGTRQDYNEAVKWYQQSANQGYANAMATMGWFYREGLGVSQDYVQSLTWYRKAADAGDANAMSSLGWAYQNGLGTAQNYAEAKVWYEKAANMGDSYSMASLAWLYDVGNGVKQDYVEARYWYEKAANAGSAYAMGNLSRLYDQGLGTPADAKEAVRWAAASVESGDANKLKELKETPGNFTVAFRREMQDLLRERGYYSGTSDGEFGPATFAAIDKLATGRNDGSTLSNTNTTTTDTSQSTVTLSGSDADQCYELAGEPNLRPGFLGKLFAQIDYGRAIPVCEAALNANPSDNSIRNMLGRAHDAARNYPKAREHYQKAADEGNLYALTNLAWYSIYGTDGAVDMAKGTRMFEQASNAGNPYAQASLGWLYREGYNGTRKDYDEAIKWYRKAAEQGYANAQATMGWFYREGLGTARDYNASLDWYKKGAEGGDINAMSSVGYAYQSGLGVAVDYAEAMRWYEKAAAQNDYYSMASIAWLYDVGNGVKQDYVQAINWYEKAANGGNTYAMGNLSRLYDQGLGTRANAKEAARWAAASVEGGDQGKLQELKGSPANFTPQFRKEFQEILKSRGYYNGPIDGDFGASTQNAIDRLASRT; from the coding sequence ATGTTCAAGCGAATACAAAAGCGCTGGGCGCCGGTCTTCTTTGTCTCGGTTGCTGTCGTTGTGTTCAACGCGAACGCCGCTGAGGCGAAACGCGTTGCATTGCTGATAGGCAACCAGAAGTACGAAGAGACGGCCCAGCTCAACAATCCTGCCAACGACGTGGAGCTCATGCGCGCCTCGTTCGAAAGCGCAGGCTTCGATTCCGTCAAGACGGTCCTCGATCTCGACCGCGCCGCCATGGTGAAGGCGCTGCGCGAATTCGAGGACGATTCGATGGATGCGGAAATGGCGGTGGTCTACTATTCCGGCCACGCCATGGAGATGAACGGGATCAACTACCTCATTCCCGTCGACGCGGCGCTGAAGAGCGACCGCGACGTCGAGGACGAGAGCGTCGCCATCGACCGCGTGCAGCGCTCGCTGGAAGGCGCCAAGAAGCTGAAGCTCTTCATTCTCGACGCCTGCCGCAACAATCCGTTCTCCCAGTCGATGACCCGCTCGATCGGCACCCGCGCCGTGACGCGCGGCCTTGCCCGCGTCGAGCCCGAATCGGCCGACACGCTGATCGCCTTCGCCTCCAAGGCCGGCACGGTGGCGCTCGACGGCGAGGGCAGCAACAGCCCCTTCGCCACCGCGCTCTCGAAATACCTGACCGAACCCGGCCTCGACGTGCGCATCGCGCTCGGCAAGGTGCGCGACGAGGTGGTGGAAGCCACCAACCGCGAGCAGGAACCCTTCGTCTACGGTTCGCTGGGTGGCGCGCAGATCTTCCTGAACATCAAGGAAGTGAACATCAACGTCACCAACAGCGGCAACACGCAGGAGGTCTCGCCGAACGGCCAGTCCGAGGCGGCGGCCGACTGGCAGAACATCCGCGACCTCGCCGACGAGGACCTGATCGCCGCCTTCATCGCCAAGCATGGCAAGGACCCGGTCTACAAGATGCTGGCGGAAAAGAAGCTCGCCAGCCTCAAGGAAGCCACCCAGAACGAAGGGCAGGATGCCGCGGGCATCGCGTGGGAAGCGCTCAAGGAGTCGACGGATGCGGCGGCGCTGCAGCGCTTCATCGAGCGCTATCCGGACAGCCAGCACCGCGGCGATGCCGAACAGCTCATCGCCGCGCTGGAGCCTAAGAAGGGCCTCAGCGTCGATCTCGCCTCAAAGGAAACGGCCGCCTCGCGCGACTGCTACCTGCTTGCCGGCGAGCCGCAGTCGCTGCCCGGCTTCATGGGCGTCAACTTCCTGAAGATCGATGCCAAGCGGGCGCTCGCCGCCTGCGCGCAGGCGGTCAACGAGAACCCGTCCGACGGCATGCTCGTCAACCTGCTCGGCCGCGCGCATGACGCCGACCGCAACTATGTCGAAGCCCGCCGGAACTACGAGAAGGCCATCGAACTCGGCAATATGTACGCGCTCACCAACCTTGCCTGGTTCTCGGTCTACGGCACGGACGGCCCGGTCGACGTGCCGAAGGGCCTGTCGATGCTCGAGAAGGCATCGATCGCCGGCAATTCCTACGGCCAGGCGTCGCTCGGCTGGCTCTACCGCGAAGGCTATGGCGGCACGCGCCAGGACTATAACGAAGCGGTGAAGTGGTATCAGCAGTCGGCCAACCAGGGCTATGCCAATGCCATGGCGACGATGGGCTGGTTCTACCGCGAGGGCCTCGGCGTCTCGCAGGACTATGTCCAGTCGCTGACCTGGTACCGCAAGGCCGCCGATGCCGGCGACGCCAACGCCATGTCCTCGCTCGGCTGGGCCTACCAGAACGGCCTCGGCACGGCGCAGAACTATGCCGAAGCCAAGGTCTGGTACGAGAAGGCCGCCAATATGGGCGATTCCTACTCGATGGCCTCGCTCGCCTGGCTCTACGACGTCGGCAACGGCGTGAAACAGGACTATGTGGAAGCCCGCTACTGGTACGAGAAGGCCGCCAATGCCGGCAGCGCTTACGCCATGGGCAACCTGTCCCGCCTTTACGACCAGGGCCTCGGCACGCCGGCCGATGCGAAGGAGGCCGTCCGCTGGGCCGCCGCCAGCGTGGAAAGCGGCGATGCAAACAAGCTGAAGGAGCTGAAGGAAACCCCCGGCAACTTCACGGTCGCCTTCCGCAGGGAAATGCAGGACCTGCTGCGCGAGCGCGGCTACTACAGCGGAACGTCGGACGGCGAGTTCGGCCCGGCGACCTTCGCCGCCATCGACAAGCTGGCGACCGGCCGCAACGACGGCTCGACCCTGTCGAACACCAACACGACGACGACCGATACCAGCCAGTCGACGGTCACCCTCAGCGGTTCGGATGCCGACCAGTGCTACGAACTGGCGGGCGAGCCGAACCTGCGTCCGGGCTTCCTCGGCAAGCTTTTCGCGCAGATCGACTATGGTCGCGCGATCCCGGTCTGCGAGGCGGCGCTCAACGCCAATCCGTCGGACAACTCGATCCGCAACATGCTGGGCCGTGCCCATGATGCCGCGCGCAACTATCCGAAGGCCCGCGAGCACTACCAGAAGGCCGCCGACGAGGGGAACCTCTACGCGCTGACCAACCTTGCCTGGTACTCGATCTACGGCACGGACGGCGCCGTCGACATGGCCAAGGGTACCCGCATGTTCGAGCAGGCCTCGAACGCCGGTAACCCTTACGCCCAGGCCTCGCTCGGCTGGCTCTACCGCGAAGGCTACAACGGCACGCGCAAGGACTATGACGAGGCGATCAAGTGGTATCGCAAGGCAGCCGAACAGGGCTATGCCAATGCGCAGGCCACGATGGGCTGGTTCTACCGTGAAGGCCTCGGCACGGCGCGCGACTACAACGCCTCGCTCGACTGGTACAAGAAGGGCGCGGAAGGCGGCGACATCAACGCCATGTCGTCCGTCGGCTACGCCTACCAGTCCGGCCTCGGCGTTGCGGTCGACTATGCCGAAGCCATGCGGTGGTACGAGAAGGCGGCCGCCCAGAACGACTACTACTCGATGGCCTCGATCGCCTGGCTCTACGACGTCGGCAACGGCGTGAAGCAGGATTACGTGCAGGCGATCAACTGGTACGAGAAGGCGGCAAACGGCGGCAACACCTACGCCATGGGCAACCTGTCCCGCCTCTACGACCAGGGCCTTGGAACGCGTGCCAACGCCAAGGAGGCCGCCCGCTGGGCCGCAGCCAGCGTCGAGGGCGGCGACCAGGGCAAGCTGCAGGAACTCAAGGGCTCGCCGGCGAACTTCACGCCGCAGTTCCGCAAGGAGTTCCAGGAAATCCTGAAGTCCCGCGGCTACTACAACGGCCCCATCGACGGCGACTTCGGCGCCTCGACGCAGAACGCGATCGACCGCCTCGCATCCCGCACCTGA